One Tolypothrix bouteillei VB521301 DNA window includes the following coding sequences:
- a CDS encoding tetratricopeptide repeat protein, translated as MSQSRNRWMVNAVLLLAVLAFVGVSMIPLIAAFNDTQPSRQESSSNRSSSTSSDEKTNLEDAARGYEQVLQREPDNETALRGLIETRLQLIRLKGSNIKEVIEPLERLAKLKPEQTRYAVLLAQAKQQIGDREGAAQVLRSVLENKPGDLDALQGMVALLLDQKRPEAAIGLLQDTLNTAAQANKIQPGSVDTVAVQVLLGNVYDSQKKYAQALNVYDRAIKNDKQDFRPVLAKAMLLKKQGKTEEAKLLFTRAAALAPAQYKDEINKEAATSSSPVPSTTASPTPEG; from the coding sequence GTGTCTCAATCTCGCAATCGCTGGATGGTTAATGCAGTTTTGCTACTCGCAGTTCTTGCTTTTGTTGGAGTATCAATGATTCCTTTGATTGCGGCGTTTAATGATACGCAGCCTTCAAGGCAAGAATCTAGCAGCAACAGAAGCAGTTCGACATCCTCTGACGAAAAAACTAATCTGGAAGACGCAGCAAGGGGTTACGAACAAGTTTTGCAACGAGAACCAGACAACGAAACAGCGCTGCGAGGCTTAATTGAAACCCGTTTACAACTGATACGTTTGAAGGGGAGTAATATTAAAGAGGTGATTGAACCTCTAGAAAGGTTGGCCAAGCTGAAGCCAGAACAAACACGATACGCAGTGCTGCTTGCTCAAGCAAAACAACAAATTGGAGATAGAGAAGGAGCAGCCCAAGTTCTTCGCTCAGTTTTGGAGAATAAACCGGGTGATTTAGATGCGTTGCAAGGCATGGTAGCACTTTTGTTAGACCAAAAACGACCCGAAGCAGCTATTGGTTTGCTACAAGATACACTCAATACTGCTGCTCAAGCAAATAAAATTCAGCCAGGAAGCGTGGATACAGTCGCCGTACAAGTGCTTTTGGGTAATGTTTATGACTCTCAAAAGAAATATGCTCAAGCCCTTAATGTTTACGATCGCGCAATTAAGAACGACAAGCAAGATTTCCGTCCCGTCTTAGCAAAAGCAATGCTTTTGAAAAAACAGGGCAAAACAGAAGAAGCAAAACTTTTATTTACTAGGGCTGCGGCTCTAGCACCAGCCCAGTATAAAGATGAAATTAACAAGGAAGCAGCAACATCATCCTCCCCTGTTCCTTCTACCACAGCATCACCAACACCCGAGGGATAG
- a CDS encoding homocysteine biosynthesis protein, giving the protein MRTIAEINDKINRKQAVVLTAEELKVRVQEIGVAKVTKEVDVIATGTFEPMESSGAIINLGHTDPPIKIRRCWLDNVPVYSGFGAVDLYLGASCAVEVTDGEEVRERGGGHVIEDLIAGKPVHVRAQGQVTDCYPRATFETTITRETINQFYLFNPRNLYQNFIVGVNGGDRPLYTYLGPLQPRLSNAVYSNPGAIAPLLNDPDLQLIGIGTRIFLGGGIGYVAWEGTQHFPLQKRLPNRTPIGPAATLALIGDAKQMDRHWVRGCYFKSYGPSLMLGVGIPLPVLNEEVVAKCAIQDKDLVAPVVDFSIPRRVRPTFGLVSYAQLKSGRITIEGKTVRVAPLASLFFSRQVALELKKWIELGDFTLTEPVAQIPMERSFLPQDRWTEF; this is encoded by the coding sequence ATGCGAACAATTGCGGAAATCAATGACAAAATCAACCGCAAGCAGGCGGTAGTATTGACCGCTGAGGAATTAAAAGTCCGAGTGCAAGAAATTGGTGTAGCAAAAGTTACTAAAGAAGTTGATGTGATTGCAACTGGTACTTTTGAGCCGATGGAATCGAGCGGTGCAATTATTAACCTCGGACACACCGATCCACCGATAAAAATTCGTCGCTGCTGGTTAGATAATGTACCTGTCTACTCTGGTTTTGGAGCAGTAGATTTATATTTAGGTGCAAGCTGTGCTGTGGAAGTGACGGATGGTGAAGAAGTCCGGGAACGTGGGGGAGGTCATGTCATTGAAGACTTGATAGCTGGCAAACCCGTACACGTAAGAGCCCAAGGACAGGTCACAGATTGTTATCCAAGAGCCACCTTTGAAACAACGATTACTCGTGAAACAATCAATCAATTTTATTTATTTAATCCTCGCAATCTCTATCAAAATTTTATAGTTGGGGTGAATGGAGGCGATCGCCCGCTGTACACTTACCTTGGTCCGCTACAGCCACGTTTAAGCAATGCCGTTTACTCCAACCCTGGTGCTATTGCTCCTTTACTCAACGATCCAGACTTACAACTTATTGGAATTGGTACGCGAATTTTTTTAGGAGGTGGAATTGGTTACGTTGCTTGGGAAGGAACCCAGCATTTCCCCTTACAAAAGCGCTTACCAAATCGAACACCCATTGGTCCGGCTGCAACTTTAGCTTTAATTGGTGACGCCAAGCAAATGGATAGACATTGGGTGAGAGGTTGTTACTTCAAAAGCTACGGTCCATCTTTAATGTTGGGAGTGGGGATACCACTCCCCGTATTAAATGAAGAAGTAGTGGCAAAATGTGCCATCCAAGACAAAGATTTAGTAGCCCCAGTAGTAGATTTTTCCATTCCCCGACGAGTTCGTCCCACCTTTGGTTTAGTCAGTTATGCTCAACTTAAATCCGGACGCATAACCATTGAAGGTAAAACTGTTCGTGTAGCACCCCTAGCAAGTTTATTTTTTTCCCGACAAGTTGCCCTAGAGTTAAAAAAATGGATTGAATTAGGAGACTTTACTCTCACAGAACCCGTTGCTCAAATCCCGATGGAGAGGTCTTTTCTACCACAAGACCGATGGACAGAGTTTTAG
- a CDS encoding S1 family peptidase gives MNFNSSLPATLIGISMVIVQTQVAAAPSPIEIDEIAQAITVLIDAGELGSGSGVIINRQGNVYSVVTTAHVLERPNLKYEIVAPDNQRYVLNYKTVKKLPAVDLAILQFTSTNNYRVAKLGNSDGIQRNAKVYVAGFPGRTATIQRPIYNFIAGKVIANALRSQPVSDSGYNLVYDNSTLPGMSGGPVLNDQGEVIGIHGRGEIFNYETPKINPQVAFVYTGRSLGIPIKTFLQLTGRDETSAILPFPEIPIAGFPK, from the coding sequence ATGAATTTCAATTCTAGCTTGCCAGCAACACTTATTGGAATATCGATGGTTATTGTGCAGACACAAGTTGCTGCAGCGCCCTCTCCAATAGAAATTGATGAAATAGCACAAGCTATTACCGTACTGATTGATGCTGGAGAATTGGGTTCCGGTTCGGGGGTAATTATTAACAGACAAGGCAATGTTTACTCTGTTGTTACCACAGCTCATGTACTCGAACGTCCAAATCTTAAATATGAGATTGTGGCTCCCGATAATCAAAGGTATGTGCTTAATTACAAAACAGTTAAAAAGTTGCCTGCAGTAGATTTAGCAATTTTACAGTTTACTAGCACAAACAATTATAGAGTTGCAAAGTTGGGGAATTCGGATGGAATCCAACGAAATGCAAAGGTTTATGTTGCTGGATTTCCCGGACGTACAGCGACAATTCAACGTCCAATTTACAACTTTATTGCTGGTAAAGTCATTGCTAATGCTTTGCGATCGCAACCCGTATCTGATAGCGGCTATAATTTGGTTTACGATAACTCTACGCTACCTGGAATGAGTGGTGGTCCGGTATTGAATGACCAAGGTGAGGTCATTGGAATTCACGGCAGAGGAGAAATTTTTAACTATGAGACTCCGAAGATCAATCCTCAAGTCGCCTTCGTGTATACAGGTAGGAGTTTGGGTATTCCAATTAAAACATTTTTGCAATTAACAGGTAGGGATGAAACAAGCGCAATCTTACCTTTTCCTGAAATTCCAATTGCGGGTTTTCCTAAGTGA
- a CDS encoding EAL domain-containing protein — MTKTILVLAANPRNTTQLRLAEEVRDIEEALKRSENRSQFVLQTRWAVRPRDLVRSMTELQPNIVHFCGHGNAEEGIALEDNQGNIQLVNTEGLANLFKSFTHQVECVFLNACYSKFQFEAISQYIDRVIGMEQEIKDRDAIEFAVSFYDALGSGQTYELAYKLGCVAMQLVGSPENLVPTLKIKNNYFIFNNDKNNGSLVDRENSFKALPSIFEKYDILLEDFIEKIDPTSLPELWMTNAIKDFFKAELVYIYSYENDVVLQESRASNLSIQINANLINSFLKNKYLKIFQSDRAYKLYIDKDFDFPEEGYLIAIPNQRLKYVVILFGASSQLDKLEDIISIIIGNLYEPEQTFNPLSIKEDIKYRIYDSVKRQYGFVSDRSYEDRFNGFRKSLKNIQIFFEPIIFFDKHEENITIAGWEALARDPKTGRAPSDLFEVAEMWGVRFQTELDLYILETAIKAYKQATEKAQTGRYDEKKMLSVNVYPSSIVRTSYEKLLAKLIAEQKLISGKKLVLEISEKTLLPSIVNDEGKGLGSFKSIARKYRKNYDVKFAVDDFGVGNASISRLEEVDPTYVKVDRSILNFDKKLGRSVIEYLIDLKYDFPCFSIIEGFDEFSHFSLRELVVELGVEYIQGHNFGIATPEIKRRLDKEQCEKIFESLRWGPKYKLEPS, encoded by the coding sequence TTGACAAAAACAATTTTAGTCTTAGCTGCAAACCCACGTAATACCACACAATTACGATTAGCAGAAGAAGTTCGAGATATTGAAGAAGCTTTGAAGAGATCTGAAAACCGAAGTCAGTTTGTATTACAAACACGATGGGCTGTACGTCCAAGAGATTTAGTCAGATCGATGACTGAATTACAACCAAACATTGTTCATTTCTGCGGACATGGAAATGCAGAGGAAGGAATTGCTTTAGAGGATAATCAAGGAAACATACAACTAGTTAATACAGAAGGTCTTGCCAATCTCTTTAAGTCCTTTACTCATCAAGTAGAGTGTGTCTTCCTAAATGCGTGTTACTCAAAATTCCAGTTTGAAGCTATTAGTCAATATATCGATCGTGTAATTGGTATGGAGCAAGAAATCAAAGATAGAGATGCAATTGAGTTTGCCGTTAGCTTTTATGATGCACTTGGTTCAGGGCAAACATATGAACTTGCATACAAGCTTGGATGTGTTGCCATGCAACTTGTTGGATCTCCAGAAAATTTAGTACCTACTCTAAAGATTAAAAATAATTATTTTATTTTTAATAATGACAAGAATAATGGAAGTTTAGTAGATCGGGAAAACTCTTTTAAAGCCTTACCTAGTATTTTTGAAAAATACGATATTTTACTAGAAGATTTTATAGAAAAAATAGATCCAACATCTTTACCTGAGTTGTGGATGACAAATGCTATCAAAGATTTTTTTAAAGCAGAATTGGTTTACATATATAGCTACGAAAATGACGTAGTTCTTCAGGAAAGTAGAGCAAGCAATTTATCAATTCAAATTAATGCAAACCTAATTAACTCTTTTTTAAAAAATAAATACTTAAAAATTTTCCAATCGGATAGAGCTTACAAACTTTATATAGACAAAGACTTTGATTTTCCTGAAGAAGGTTATTTAATTGCTATTCCCAATCAAAGGCTAAAATATGTAGTTATCCTTTTTGGTGCTTCCAGCCAATTAGATAAATTGGAAGATATTATTAGCATTATAATTGGTAATTTATATGAACCGGAACAAACCTTTAACCCACTTAGCATAAAGGAAGATATTAAATATAGAATATACGATTCGGTCAAGCGTCAGTACGGTTTTGTAAGCGATCGATCTTATGAGGATAGATTTAATGGTTTTCGTAAATCTTTGAAGAATATTCAAATTTTTTTTGAACCAATAATATTTTTTGATAAACATGAGGAAAATATAACAATTGCAGGTTGGGAAGCATTAGCTCGCGATCCAAAAACTGGTCGTGCTCCATCTGACTTATTTGAAGTAGCTGAAATGTGGGGAGTTCGTTTCCAAACAGAACTAGATCTTTATATTTTAGAAACTGCGATCAAGGCTTACAAGCAAGCTACTGAAAAAGCACAAACAGGGAGATATGATGAGAAAAAAATGCTTTCGGTTAATGTTTATCCTTCAAGTATTGTTCGTACTTCATATGAAAAGCTATTGGCAAAGCTGATTGCAGAACAGAAGCTAATATCAGGAAAGAAACTTGTGCTTGAAATTTCTGAAAAAACTCTCCTCCCATCAATTGTTAATGATGAAGGAAAGGGTTTGGGAAGCTTTAAAAGTATAGCTAGAAAGTACAGAAAGAACTATGACGTCAAGTTTGCTGTTGATGATTTTGGAGTTGGAAATGCTTCTATTTCAAGATTAGAAGAGGTCGATCCAACATATGTAAAAGTTGATAGGAGTATTCTGAATTTTGATAAAAAATTGGGAAGAAGCGTCATAGAGTATCTGATTGATTTGAAATATGACTTTCCCTGTTTTTCAATTATTGAAGGATTTGATGAATTTAGTCATTTCTCATTAAGAGAGTTAGTAGTCGAGCTTGGAGTTGAATATATACAAGGTCATAATTTTGGTATCGCTACTCCTGAAATCAAGCGAAGATTGGATAAAGAACAGTGTGAAAAAATATTTGAGTCATTGAGGTGGGGACCAAAGTATAAATTGGAGCCGTCATAG
- a CDS encoding antibiotic biosynthesis monooxygenase, giving the protein MLDEPIAIGTDEENHQVTAIISHVIRPGREQGYEEWLHGIIPAAKQFDGYMGVSIIRPRERSHPEYVVILRFDRYINLKKWMTSDVRRDWIERLQPLIEKPENVQTLTGLETWFTLSEKPLQAPPPRYKMALITWLGVFVTLGIVSRLLAPLLSGLPVLLNQLFTTGLVVALLTYLVMPRLTQVFQRWLYPKV; this is encoded by the coding sequence ATGTTAGACGAGCCTATCGCAATCGGTACAGATGAGGAAAATCATCAAGTCACTGCCATTATCTCCCATGTAATTCGTCCGGGGCGAGAGCAGGGGTATGAGGAATGGCTGCACGGCATTATTCCCGCTGCCAAGCAGTTTGATGGATACATGGGTGTAAGCATTATTCGACCTCGCGAACGCAGTCATCCAGAATACGTTGTCATTCTGCGGTTCGATCGCTACATTAATCTCAAAAAATGGATGACATCTGACGTGCGGCGTGACTGGATTGAGCGGTTGCAGCCATTGATTGAGAAACCAGAGAACGTGCAAACCCTGACTGGATTGGAAACTTGGTTCACGCTATCTGAAAAGCCACTCCAGGCTCCACCTCCTCGTTACAAAATGGCACTGATTACTTGGTTGGGAGTATTTGTTACTCTGGGGATTGTCAGCCGATTGTTGGCTCCACTTTTGTCCGGTTTGCCCGTATTGCTCAATCAACTCTTCACAACCGGACTGGTTGTAGCACTGCTCACCTATCTGGTAATGCCCCGTCTGACACAAGTATTTCAAAGGTGGCTCTATCCTAAAGTCTGA
- a CDS encoding DUF3611 family protein: MSHDLNSYLPVPTKQKFAATFHVVRPISFWIQLALGAVSSLALFLAIFSRSSIVQTTTNSGMGFGVVFGILGILVLCFRLYWVNRYRRLDKLLQSPNRELHPRKEDVIQVLRIGLIVSLIGLLLAFLASEVTVVAVLSKALALPQGVAVYRPENLIRSLDLFVVLANVNLIGAHLVGSATSLGLLQWLDR, from the coding sequence ATGTCACATGACTTAAATTCATATCTACCTGTACCAACAAAGCAAAAATTTGCAGCTACTTTTCATGTAGTAAGACCGATTAGTTTCTGGATACAGTTAGCACTAGGTGCTGTTTCTAGCTTGGCTTTGTTCTTAGCAATATTTAGCCGCAGTTCCATTGTCCAAACAACTACAAATTCGGGGATGGGATTTGGAGTTGTTTTTGGTATTCTTGGAATTTTAGTGCTGTGTTTCAGGCTCTATTGGGTGAATCGCTACAGACGTTTAGACAAACTTTTACAGTCCCCAAATCGCGAACTACATCCAAGGAAAGAGGACGTAATTCAAGTATTACGCATTGGATTAATCGTCAGTTTGATAGGCTTATTATTAGCTTTTTTAGCATCTGAAGTGACCGTTGTTGCCGTGCTATCGAAAGCTCTCGCTCTGCCTCAAGGAGTGGCAGTTTATAGACCTGAAAATCTTATTCGTTCGCTAGATCTGTTTGTAGTTTTGGCAAACGTCAATTTGATTGGCGCTCACCTTGTAGGAAGCGCTACTTCACTTGGGCTGCTTCAGTGGTTAGATCGATAG